The Triticum aestivum cultivar Chinese Spring chromosome 4B, IWGSC CS RefSeq v2.1, whole genome shotgun sequence sequence GAGCTCAAGCGTATAATGTAACGCTTCTACACTTTGTTCTAGATTTTATCTTAAACAATTAATTTATCTCGTTTTGTGTGCCCCCTTTCAATTGGTTATGTATGTATGCAAACATTGTCCACAAAAGATAGTCACAGATTATACAGCATAAATAACTTAGACGATATAGAAAAACTGACAAGTTGATGGAAAGAGTACCAGCCTATGATATTACCAGATTCCTTAACTGCTACCAGTTAAGGAAACGTTATTTTTGTGAATTCTTTGTGAAAGTTGTTCATTCAGAGCCTATATTTTAGGCATAGCTGAAGACTACCAAAGTACATTTTTACCTGAACCGCAGCAGTAAATTCTGTCAACCGTTAGTCCTTTACAAGCAGTGCAGTGAGATCACACTGAGTTGAGGATCTGAAAATGAAACACAGATGCCATTTCTTAACAGGAAATTAAATTATGCATTTGGAACTTATAGGCATGTAAGCAGTTGTCACAAGCTGTTTGCTCACTATTCAATAGGCTTCTGTGCAAAATTGTCACCCTAAACCCTATGCTCGACTGATAACGTTGACACAAAATACTTAGTATCACTTTGTATATTCCCCACTTTTAACAAAGTAAAATCTACTGATCATATATAATGTATTGATCTAAATTAGGTTCAAGAAGCAAGAGGAAGTTTCTCCAGTGGAGATGGCTATAAGAGGATCTCTCTACTGGCTTGATGGCACGAGGATGAAATGTTCAAAATCGCAAATAATTGAGAAAAGCCGTGCTCAAATGCGCCTACTGGCTCAAGCTTTAGTAGACAAGTATAATGAGGATCACAAACTGATGGgggtttgctctctctctctctctctctctctctctctctctctctctctctccttcctgcCCTCGTGCTCTATATCCTGCTACCAGTGTTGAACTGTCTTATATATTGTCTTACTCCTGTAACAATTCTGAATTTTTTATCCCTTTCATGCTTCTTATTTTTAGGATCTTGCATACGAACTCAACGATGTCCTGCACTACCAATTTTTTTCTGAGCCCCATGGCACCATCCTTAAGACGAGTAGGTACTATCATTTGAACTTCACCATGAATATTAAAGGAGATGATGATTCTGACTGTATCACCAACGATATATTCTTCGTTGAAATCAAACTTATGGAAGGAGAATATGAAGAGATGGCTGTTACCCGTTTCTGCATGGTCAAACCTAATGACAATGGTATTCTACTCCCTTATATTATATTAAATATCATTGAAATACAGTATGCGTCTCCACTAATTGAATACTAATCTGTTAGATATCATTGTAAATGCTCTAGCTGTAGTATATGATCATTTACCTTTGTGTTAGCCTATTGTGTCATGTTTCCCTTCGTCTCATATTCTCATCCATTAACCTGGAGCTTTGTGTTTGTTATATGTCAAACTGGTTCATGCAGTCATATCCACTAACTGTATGTACACATTTGTTTACCCTGAGCTGCAAAGGTATTATTGTGTGTTTGTGCCTTTTGCTTACATGTCTTTTAATCGACAAGCCCCCTTCCTTTTTTTTCTGAATAAAGGTCACTGCTATGGTTGTACTAATAATGGAAGTGCTGGTTTGAAACATCCCAACAATTCCTATGCATATCTTGGTGGTCACGTGAATGCACCATATTCGCCATCTGAGTGGAGACTCTGATGACAATGTATGATGATTTATTTTCTGGCTAGCATTTTAATATTTTGTTACTTCGTTGTTAATCACATTGTGTTTTCCCCTCTTTTAGGTGGACGAGGAGGCTAGGCTAAGATACATATACAACGTAATGTCATATTTTGTGCAGTGTAATACCATTTGCATTAACATGATGCTGGTCTCTTGATTGATTACTCTTTTCTTATgtgtttttttaatatattttagGGCATTGGTTCTGTTTAGGGCCACAGTGACCCACATTTTGAGGAAATCTTCACTCCCTCCGTATGCAACAGAGGTCCTGAAAATGTGAGGAGGAAACCTGAGTGAAACACCACAGCCCTTGCACTTTCTTGTAACTATATATTTCCCCATCATCCAACCTTCCAATGCTAATCTTAGTAGCTTGGCATTTCCTGTTCTTAAGGCACCAagaaaaatcatttggtttgaGATGGACTTATTTATGTCAAGCTACACTTGTGTAAGTACTTTCTGGTTTCCGTAGTTAATACCTTTTTATAAGTTCAGTTGCATTTAGCTTCTGCTTGTTCTTTCAACAAAATTTGTTTTTTATAAATTGTCATTTGTTAATAAGTTGTGCTATCTGCTGTATTAGAACACATAGCTAACTTGGCTGTTTGTTAAGATGGAAACAAGTATGTATTGAAATACGAATATAAGAGTTTTCATGGAAGATCCCGCACCCCCCATGATTGCCATCGTTATATAAGTCGATTGTAGGTTCTTCAAAAAAAACATGAGTATGCGTACACTACTATAGCACAACAAACCAGGTTCCGCCAGGGCTCCTCTGCAGCGGGGAGCGGTGTCGACTGCCACTCGGCGACAAAGTCTGCAAGTACTTGGGACATGACGGATGTGCAAGTCGTGAGCTTGAGATGGAAAGAGGCAAGCAGTGTGACCCACTTGGCGTTTCGTCCAATGGCCTCTTTGTTGCCAAAGACCTCCTTCAATGGAAGGCGACGACCACAAAATGACCAATGAAGTAAGGTCGGAGCTTTTGCGAGGCCGCAAGCAGCGCATACGCGATCTTCTACATTTGAATATTTCTCTCCTTAGCCCGCGCCAGTGTTCCACTCACATAATGGATTGGTCATTGACTTCCATCTTCTTCCTTCACCAGTGCGGCGCTCACGGTCATAGGTGTGGCGGCCAGGTATAGTGGCAAGGTCTCCCCAGGCTTCGGGCTAGTGAGCAAGGTCGAGCTGCCAAGTAAGACTTGAGGGCTCTGAATGTAGCTTGGTCTTCGTCAATCCACTCGAAACCTGTGATGTTCATAGGGTCTTAAGAAAGGGAGTCCCTTCTCATCAGAGCAGGCCACAAACCTCCCCAACGCCACCATCTGTCCCGCCAGGCGCTCAACATAGGCCGAGGCGGGGCCATATTCACGATAGCCTGGATCTTCGAggttggcttcaattcctcgcTGCGGTATAAGGAAGTCCAAGAGTTTTCCTCCCCTGACTCTGAAGGCTCACTTTTTAGGGTTGAGCTTGACTCAAAACTTGCGGAGATTGCTGAAGGTCTATGTAAGATCTTCAGAGTGCGATGGGGCGAGCGGGCTTTTGACAACGACACCGTCCATATACACTAAAAATTCCTTCATTGccatgtgtaacgcccacgattgtggttttgtcgcaagaagggtcatcttcacacaatctcatgtaatgaacaagaaaagggataaatagagttggcttacaatcgcctcttcacacaaagatcatataattcatacatcattcagagtacacacatagtccgattacggacaaatccaaatgaaaagaagataaccccaaatgctagatccctgatcgtcctaactgggctccactactgatcatcaagaaacgaaacatagtaacgaccaaggtcctcgtcgaactcccacttgagttcggtggcatcacctgcattggtatcatcggcacctgcaactattttggtagtgtctgtgagtcacgaggactcagcaatctcaaaacccgcgagatcaagactatttaagcttatgggtaggataaggtaatgaggtggagttgcagcaagcgctaagcaaatatggtcgCTAACatatgagtacaagagtaagatgagaaactatgccacggtcgtgaagctacaagtgatcaagaagtgatcctgaaactacttgtgttcatacataacccaaaccgtgttcacttcccggactccgccgaaaagagaccatcatggctacacacgcggttgatgcatcttaataaagttaagtgtcaagttctctacaaccggatattaacaaattcccatttaccacataaccgcaggcacgactcttgaaagtttataccctgcaggggtgtcccaacttagcccatcacaagttctcatgatcaacgaaggatattccttctcctggaaagacccgatcagtctcggaatcccggttacaagacatttcgacaatggtaaaataagaccagcaagaccgcccgaatgtgccgataaatcaCGATAgaagttgcacatatctcgttctcagggaacaccggataggtcaagctacgagtaaaaccaaccctcaagtttccccgaggtggccccgtaggctgcccggttcggaccaacactcagaggagcactggcctaggagggttaaataaagatgacccttgggtttgcaactcccaagggaaaagtataggtggtggttaggcaaatgttaaaaccaaggttgggccttgctggaggagttttattcaaagcgaactgtcaaggggttaccataaccccaatcgcgtaaggaacacaaaatcaaggaacataacaccagtatgacggaaactagggcggcaagagtggaacaaaacaccgagaaaAAAGCCAAGCCTTTCACcttttgccaagtatatagatgaattaattaaataagtgatattgtgatatcccaacatgttcatgttcccaacatggaacaacctgcactgcacctgcaactagcaacgctataagaggggctgagcaaaagcgctaacatagccaaacaacgatttgctaggaagggtggtTAGAGGctttcatggcaacatgggaggcaatataaacaagtggtaggtagaacaacatagcgatagaacgaacaagtagcaagcaaagatagaagtgatatcgagggtaatggtcatcttgcgtgtaaagttctcagagttgtcgaaagcttgctcctcattaggtactcaacaggttcctcgttcacgaactcctctcccggctctacccaaagcaagaacacaagcaatggaacaataatgaatcacggtgcaatgcgcaagcaacatgatgcaagatatgtcatggaatgcaagatatgatgtgcaatgcatatgggtactctggAAGGGAAAACAAGAtccaggcatcaacttggcaaaccaagcatgccactggataggTTGGGATATTTTGAATGAAATTGATATGAAGATCATCGGAAACGAATACACAGTTTGAAAATGACAAGCCAAACAAGATGCAATGCAATCTGTTGAAAATAGCAACATAACAACTCGTGTGCAAagtttaaatatgctacagcaATATATCATGACAAACAAGAGCATGGCATGCCAGTACTAAATGCACTTGACAAAACTCACTTAGTGAACATGCTCCAAATATCTACAGAAatgatgatagcatcaatgcaaacatggcaagtgacatAAACAGACCCAGACTTGGTAGAATTTAATgtcatggcagaaacagatttatgataacatgtttgcaagcttgtttaACTCAAAATAAAACATATCATGGCATGAGCTTAATTCCAGCAGCAAGTAGgcatgatgaagagcatgttcatGTGCAAAACTACCCCATAGCATAATTGCATAGATATACAcataaaagacaaaacaacaacatGATGTAAAATAACATGTGTGCAACCTTGCTCAAATGAAGAAACTAATGCTACCACTGGATTCACTGGATTTTTtagcccaaaaacatatataatatgttggggttctTATAGAAAAATCTCCACAATTACACAAATATGCAATCTGCCTAAAATGGCTATTACAGAAATGGCATTTTCCATATTTGGAAACGTCTTgaaatggacttgcccgaaatggaAAGATTCCATTCCCTGCAATGGAATACTCTCTGGAATTATAATAAAATAAAAGGAATAAGGGGAAAGGGGATGACAGGTGGGGTCCTGACCCCTgtgaggctgaccagtgggtcccacgggGTCCCACATGGCAGTGGCCGAGCTGGGTTAATTAGAGCAAAAAGGGGGAGGGGATGCGCCCGCGAGGTTTTGAACCCACGTCTCCCTAGTAGAATAACAGAGGCGTGGCCACTGGGCTAGGCACCGGTGGCTGATGGAAGAGGGGCACGACTCCTTTTGAACAACCCCCAACAGGTGATGCCGGCGACGAGCGTAGCGCGGTAGAGGAGCTCATCAAAGCTGCTGCGGGGAGCTATGGAAGCGGCATATGGGCGCAACAGAACCAGCAGAGGATCACGCACACGCGCACGTATCTTCTAAGGATGTGATCATCTTTGCCGCTCATGACGAAATCATTTggttattctctctcaatgagaagggcgagttagatGCTATTTCTCATATTCTAGTCGTTTGTGaataccaagatgtctttccagaagagcttccgggaatgcctcccCACCTgctagttgaattcgttatcgatcttgagcctggtactgaacccgtttgcaagcgtccatacgaGCTTGGGccaaaggagctgaaggaattgaagaaacagctcgatgaacaagagcatctgggtttgatcagaccaagttcatctccttggggttgtggtgttctttttgtccagaagaaggatggcacggaccgactttgcgttgattaccgtccattgaacaagaagacaatcaagaacaagtacccacttcccaacatcaatgggCTATTAAAGCAACTTAAAGGTGCAAAggtgttctccaagcttgacctccgtatgggttatcatcagattcacattcgtgaagaagatatccctaagacaacatttagaacaagctttggttcttatgaatatactatcatgtctttcgtCCTTGTCAATGCTcgtccaacattctctcggatgatgtacttcatcttcaacccttacacaaatgaattcgtcctggtgtatctcgatgatatcttggtgttctccaagaataagaaggatcatgccaaacatttgggattggtgctcgacaagctcagagagtatcaattctatgcgaagttttccaaatgtgagttttggcttgatgaagttctttaccttggtcacatcatctccgccaagggcattgctgttaatccggataaggtttctgcaattgtgaattgggagcctcctcagaatgtcaagcagctccgcagtttccttggtcatgtaagctattgccgaagattcattgagaatttctcaaagattgctaagcctctttccaacctcctccagaagcatgtcaagtattcctggactcctgagtgtgacatcgctttcaatacACT is a genomic window containing:
- the LOC123089968 gene encoding uncharacterized protein; its protein translation is MALPLTGRRRRRTWDDAERPVADAAPIAFFDTDGNYVHSGAPTHDSDRRRRLSPRFKKQEEVSPVEMAIRGSLYWLDGTRMKCSKSQIIEKSRAQMRLLAQALVDKYNEDHKLMGDLAYELNDVLHYQFFSEPHGTILKTSRYYHLNFTMNIKGDDDSDCITNDIFFVEIKLMEGEYEEMAVTRFCMVKPNDNGHCYGCTNNGSAGLKHPNNSYAYLGGHVNAPYSPSEWRL